From Saccharomyces kudriavzevii IFO 1802 strain IFO1802 genome assembly, chromosome: 13, a single genomic window includes:
- the PRP24 gene encoding U6 snRNP complex subunit PRP24 (similar to Saccharomyces cerevisiae PRP24 (YMR268C); ancestral locus Anc_8.822), giving the protein MLEYECDTRLGSKRPLSEDASVAATLTSKRANETPTRNRELTTVLVENLPKSYNQSKVQKYFKDCGPIIQVDVADSLKKSFRFARVEFARYDGALAALTKTYKVVGQNKISVSHLIDCTLWMTNFPPNYTQRDIRALFQSINIVILSIRLPSLRFNTSRRFAYIDVTSKEDANTCVKKLNELEIEGYTLVTKISNPLEKSKRTDSATLEGREIIVRNLNTKLLDENVLRDSFEQFGSIEKINIPAGQKEHSFNNCCAFIYFESKDSAEKALQMNRTLLHDREISVSLADKKPFLKRNEVKRLLTSRNSKELGSLACLFPLSDKVSPSQIEKFLQEEIHVDKNQVEKVLLVGDFNGAIVVFRDEKLAAKIPMIINGSQFQGKVIRSGTINDMRKYYNNQQNHNVRRAKPSYTHMTQKTAVNEMKSNLPNKQEQMSNDDFRRMFLGK; this is encoded by the coding sequence ATGTTAGAATATGAATGCGACACTAGGCTAGGTTCAAAACGACCCTTGAGTGAAGATGCCTCAGTAGCTGCAACGTTAACTTCAAAGAGGGCAAATGAAACTCCGACAAGGAATAGAGAATTAACAACTGTACTGGTTGAAAACTTACCCAAGAGCTATAACCAAAGCAAAGTTCAGAAGTACTTTAAAGATTGTGGCCCTATTATACAAGTGGATGTGGCAGATTCGCTGAAGAAGAGTTTTCGCTTTGCACGTGTTGAATTTGCTAGATATGATGGAGCTCTCGCTGCATTGACCAAGACGTATAAAGTTGTTGGCCAGAATAAAATATCAGTCTCTCATTTGATAGACTGCACGTTATGGATGACCAATTTCCCGCCAAACTACACTCAGCGAGATATAAGGGCTCTATTTCAGAGCATTAATATAGTTATTTTGAGTATACGGCTACCCAGTTTACGATTCAATACAAGCAGAAGATTTGCTTATATCGACGTTACTTCAAAAGAGGACGCAAATACCTGcgtgaaaaaattgaatgaacTTGAAATAGAAGGCTATACATTGGTTACTAAAATCTCTAATCCCCTCGAAAAGTCAAAACGAACCGATTCTGCTACGCTGGAGGGGCGGGAGATTATCGTACGAAATCTAAATACAAAACTGCTCGACGAAAATGTTCTTAGGGACTCATTCGAGCAATTTGGttccattgaaaaaatcaacatTCCTGCTGGACAGAAAGAGCACAGCTTCAACAATTGTTGTGCATTCATATATTTTGAAAGCAAAGACTCCGCTGAAAAGGCTCTCCAGATGAATAGGACTTTGCTGCACGATAGGGAGATTTCTGTTAGCCTGGCGGACAAAAAACCATttttaaaaagaaatgaagtCAAAAGGCTTCTTACATCACGCAACAGTAAAGAACTAGGATCGCTAGCATGTTTATTTCCTCTTTCAGATAAGGTTTCGCCCAGCCAAATAGAAaagtttcttcaagaagagATACACGTTGACAAAAATCAAGTTGAGAAGGTGCTTCTCGTTGGCGATTTTAATGGCGCCATCGTTGTATTTAGGGATGAGAAGTTAGCAGCAAAGATACCAATGATAATAAATGGATCTCAATTCCAAGGAAAAGTTATACGATCAGGCACTATTAATGATATGAGAAAATACTATAACAACCAACAGAATCATAACGTAAGGAGGGCGAAACCTAGCTATACACACATGACACAGAAGACCGCAGTTAATGAAATGAAGAGTAATTTACCAAATAAGCAAGAGCAAATGTCCAACGACGACTTTCGCAGGATGTTTTTaggaaaataa
- the RRN9 gene encoding Rrn9p (similar to Saccharomyces cerevisiae RRN9 (YMR270C); ancestral locus Anc_8.825): MSDSDEEGQIETQIDAPIENIIQGSELTTTTADKGTLKAANELLDSLENSHRGDLSLHLYSAYLLKKLLYRANERKHFYEVNQFVKTQIKDNWTSWPSPNTIIDPRTDRLYEDIPEGIESVSIPPGEVSDRALIHASDMMTVELGAQWQKCLSKSAFEHDVTLDVDELNIPIEISQNILVKLDSLFEGLHDRIAKENEFDVRQDTHSNNINVSQIDDEPIQANRRIKFTYHDIISRGCEMNEDMTEIYMKSLELFNDIPEKFKRSKFKLSKQIMKKYNQPKKTSSYLKELLSKTREEYIPVEKLLKDKRLTSKDKSKLQRLNREETEDALNKRTFFQVKGYSVDEDEISDYDLDDCLIEPFNDKT; encoded by the coding sequence ATGAGTGATTCTGACGAGGAAGGCCAAATTGAAACTCAGATCGATGCTcctattgaaaatatcataCAGGGATCTGAGCTTACTACCACAACTGCCGATAAAGGGACTTTGAAGGCGGCAAATGAATTATTAGACTCATTAGAAAACTCACACAGAGGCGACCTTTCACTGCATTTATACTCTGCTtaccttttgaaaaaactattATACAGAGCAAACGAGAGAAAACATTTTTACGAAGTAAATCAGTTTGTAAAGACCCAAATTAAGGACAACTGGACAAGTTGGCCCAGCCCAAATACAATCATCGATCCTCGTACAGATAGACTGTACGAAGACATACCGGAAGGTATTGAGAGCGTAAGTATACCGCCTGGAGAGGTTTCAGACAGAGCTTTAATTCATGCCTCTGACATGATGACGGTAGAGCTAGGTGCTCAATGGCAGAAATGTCTCTCTAAATCAGCCTTCGAGCATGATGTAACGTTGGATGTGGATGAATTGAACATACCGATTGAAATTTCTCAAAACATCTTAGTTAAACTAGACAGCCTATTCGAAGGATTGCACGATAGAATAGcgaaagaaaatgagttCGATGTAAGGCAAGATACGCATTCTAACAATATAAATGTAAGTCAGATAGACGACGAGCCCATACAGGCCAACCGACGAATTAAATTCACATACCATGACATAATTTCGAGAGGATGTGAAATGAACGAGGATATGACAGAAATCTATATGAAATCATTAGAATTATTCAACGATATTCcagaaaagttcaaaagaagcaaattcaaattatcTAAACAGATCATGAAAAAGTATAACCAGCCAAAGAAGACTAGTTCATATTTAAAGGAGTTATTAAGCAAAACAAGAGAGGAGTATATACCTGTGGAAAAATTACTAAAAGATAAGCGGTTGACATCAAAAGATAAATCCAAGCTACAACGATTGAATCGTGAGGAAACTGAAGATGCTTTAAACAAAAGaaccttttttcaagtcaaAGGCTACTCAGTGGATGAAGACGAAATATCCGATTACGACTTGGATGACTGTCTCATTGAGCCGTTTAACGACAAAACATGA
- the URA10 gene encoding orotate phosphoribosyltransferase URA10 (similar to Saccharomyces cerevisiae URA5 (YML106W) and URA10 (YMR271C); ancestral locus Anc_8.827) translates to MSAPATTVEDYQKTFLELGLECNALRFGSFKRKSGRQSPYFFDLALFNSGKLLANLATAYAIAIIQSELKFDVIFGPAYKGIPLAAIVCVKLAEIGGTKFQDIQYAFNRQEVKEHGEGGIIVGASLEDKRVLIIDDGMTAGTAVDKALEIISIAQGRVVSCIIALDRQEVVNESDPERLSATQSVSKRYNIPVLSIVSLTHVVQFMRGKLSPQQKSAIDDYRKVYGV, encoded by the coding sequence atgtcCGCCCCTGCTACGACGGTAGAGGattatcaaaaaacttTCCTGGAATTGGGGTTAGAATGCAACGCCCTAAGATTCGGGTCATTTAAGCGGAAGTCAGGTAGGCAATCACCGTATTTTTTCGATCTAGCTTTGTTCAACTCCGGGAAGTTACTTGCAAACTTGGCCACTGCCTATGCTATAGCTATCATTCAATCGGAGCTAAAATTCGATGTTATATTTGGACCTGCATACAAAGGTATCCCTTTAGCTGCCATCGTATGTGTTAAGCTGGCAGAAATTGGGGGCACCAAGTTTCAAGATATTCAATATGCTTTCAACAGACAAGAAGTTAAAGAGCATGGTGAAGGCGGTATAATTGTGGGAGCATCCCTTGAAGACAAGAGAGTTTTGATTATCGATGATGGCATGACTGCAGGAACTGCAGTCGATAAAGCACTTGAAATAATCAGTATTGCTCAAGGTAGGGTAGTTAGCTGTATCATTGCCCTAGATAGACAGGAAGTAGTGAATGAATCGGATCCAGAAAGATTGAGTGCTACTCAATCTGTCTCAAAGAGATACAACATTCCCGTACTGAGTATTGTGTCGCTGACTCACGTAGTGCAATTCATGAGGGGAAAATTATCTCCTCAGCAAAAATCGGCCATTGATGACTATCGTAAAGTTTACGGCGTGTAA
- the TMA23 gene encoding Tma23p (similar to Saccharomyces cerevisiae TMA23 (YMR269W); ancestral locus Anc_8.823), translating into MDSKEYLISYGWKEGEAFKEGGLKKPILVKHKRDKKGLGNAPGGNDGEAWWERLFDGHLKNLDVSTDSSNGAIKFTQNVVVASAVSKSSSPLYRWFVKGEGLKGTIDNLCEKKESSPVISDGSLRKSKKKRRRGDDDSKTERKKLKKDKKKGRMSKKDRRSKKEKKLKESKKAKRSKHSSSKEKKLKHKMEHIL; encoded by the coding sequence ATGGATAGCAAAGAGTATCTTATATCGTATGGTTggaaagaaggagaagcaTTTAAAGAAGGAGGGTTAAAAAAACCTATACTGGTAAAGCACAAGAGAGATAAGAAGGGATTAGGTAACGCCCCTGGCGGGAATGATGGTGAAGCATGGTGGGAAAGGCTGTTTGACGgacatttgaagaacttaGATGTAAGCACTGACTCAAGTAATGGTGCTATTAAATTCACTCAAAATGTAGTAGTTGCATCCGCTGTATCGAAAAGTAGCTCACCTTTATACAGATGGTTCGTCAAAGGAGAAGGTCTGAAGGGAACCATTGATAATCTCTgcgaaaagaaagagtcTAGTCCTGTTATATCGGACGGAAGCTTGCGTaaatcgaagaagaagagaagaagaggtGACGATGATAGTAAGACTGAGAgaaagaagttgaagaaagataaaaagaaaggtaGAATGAGTAAAAAGGATAGAAGGAGcaaaaaggagaaaaaattaaaagagaGTAAAAAAGCGAAAAGAAGTAAGCATAGTAgtagtaaagaaaagaaactaaagCATAAAATGGAGCATATATTATAA